In one window of Macrotis lagotis isolate mMagLag1 chromosome 5, bilby.v1.9.chrom.fasta, whole genome shotgun sequence DNA:
- the LOC141489292 gene encoding olfactory receptor 14A16-like: protein MNNFTVVTGFLLMGFSKTWELQVLHALLFLLIYLMALIGNLLIFTLISLDGYLHTPMYFFLKNLSFLDLCFISVTVPKVIVNSLSHSFSISYLGCVLQLFLVLFFAGSEISLLTVMSYDRYVAICQPLHYETIMIKGSCMRMTIASWFSGGVVGAMYSASTLSLPFCDSNEIHQFFCDVPSLLKISCSEKHIAVNVSIAIGFGLVMFCCISIIMSYSHIFSTVLKIPTTEGRSKAFSTCLPHLIVFMVFIITGSMAYLKPPLDSDSGLDLWLSMFYTVVSPTLNPIIYSLRNKDMKISMKKFIACKHLSEGLMK, encoded by the coding sequence ATGAATAACTTCACTGTGGTAACAGGATTCCTCCTCATGGGCTTCTCTAAAACCTGGGAGCTACAAGTTTTACATGCTTTGCTGTTCTTATTGATCTACTTGATGGCTCTGATAGGAAATCTACTCATCTTCACTCTCATCTCTCTTGATGGGTACCTCCATACTCCTATGTACTTCTTCCTAAAGAACCTGTCCTTTTTAGACCTCTGCTTCATTTCTGTCACTGTCCCCAAAGTCATTGTAAACTCCCTCAGTCACAGTTTCTCCATCTCTTACTTGGGATGTGTGCTACAGCTCTTTTTAGTGCTTTTTTTTGCAGGATCAGAGATTTCGCTCCTCACAGTAATGTCATATGACCGCTATGTAGCTATCTGTCAACCCCTTCACTATGAAACCATCATGATCAAAGGGTCTTGTATGAGGATGACAATTGCTTCTTGGTTCAGTGGAGGTGTGGTTGGGGCCATGTACTCAGCTAGCACATTGTCTTTGCCCTTCTGTGACTCTAATGAGATCCATCAGTTCTTCTGTGATGTCCCATCTTTGCTCAAGATTTCCTGTTCTGAAAAACACATTGCCGTTAATGTGAGTATAGCTATTGGATTTGGGTTAGTGATGTTCTGCTGTATCTCTATCATTATGTCTTATAGTCATATCTTCTCAACTGTGCTGAAGATCCCAACCACAGAAGGTCGATCAAAAGCCTTTTCCACTTGCCTCCCCCACCTCATTGTTTTTATGGTTTTTATCATAACAGGATCCATGGCTTATTTAAAACCACCTTTGGACTCTGACTCAGGTCTAGATCTATGGTTGTCTATGTTCTATACAGTGGTGTCCCCAACCTTGAACCCTATCATCTACAGTTTGAGAAACAAAGACATGAAGatttcaatgaagaaattcatAGCCTGTAAACACTTATCAGAGGGATTGATGAAATGA